From one Methylocystis iwaonis genomic stretch:
- a CDS encoding TonB-dependent receptor has translation MGRTAGISIEGPRIRDRRVTPVLLLPREGRFGAIGISAIGVSLATLSISAVRAQVAPTELPTLDVAAEGAPTNTPTDVAAGDAPTNTATVEGGYRVKNAYVGPFGERALVDTPFSINVVPLDLMKNQQLLSLREAFRLIPSVQGENIRPQTRGMQAGVVQNTRIDGLNIAATTDYPLEQFERIEVLNGLSSAIYGPFNPAGTFNYVLKRPTEAPLREVTLSYLSRSAWFGHADLGGFLDPERRFGYRLNLLQQNGETYVDGSQSKRQLASLAFDIHATPNTVLETNASFYNFVTKNLPGTFTLGRKATIFPAAPDPTRQGYGQTFGGDDNQTAIFSGRLRHDFDQDWRLTLGLLRQSNDRASTVPTNTLTDNFGNYTTTAATTTFSLDTVLSNQAALNGRFFTGPVSHDVVFANNGFLWDRYSPYVLGPVTLGSANLANPALFAARSFPDFKSRFLSVETLQQSFTVGDVIGFGEHWGAQFALSQSWINARNLNSAGVTTSAFNTSGVSPTASLLFKPLRNQTAYLTYSENLQQGDTAPNGVANAGAVLAPFRAKQWELGYKIDLERIDLRAALFQIERPFAYTVNNVYGVNGKQINRGVELTASGKATDDLTVFAGLSLLDPKLYDTGSALTSNKQILGLSHIVFNILMDYRIPFGPGLAANANINFASNRPGNYANTTFVDGYTVADLGLRYSTRLMDREVTWRLNVYNITNAHYWANVAPTGQNGYNSTDFGTGTLGAPRTLRFSMQMEF, from the coding sequence ATGGGCCGAACAGCCGGCATTTCGATCGAAGGCCCCCGCATACGCGATCGACGTGTGACGCCTGTGCTCCTTTTGCCGAGAGAGGGACGGTTTGGCGCGATTGGTATTTCCGCCATCGGCGTGAGTCTCGCGACGCTTTCGATCTCGGCGGTTCGTGCGCAGGTCGCACCGACCGAGCTCCCGACCCTCGATGTCGCCGCGGAAGGTGCACCGACCAACACCCCGACGGATGTCGCCGCGGGAGACGCGCCGACCAACACCGCGACCGTCGAGGGCGGTTATCGAGTCAAAAACGCCTATGTCGGGCCATTCGGCGAGAGGGCCCTGGTCGACACGCCGTTCTCGATCAACGTCGTGCCGCTCGATCTCATGAAGAACCAGCAATTGCTCAGTCTGCGCGAAGCCTTTCGACTCATTCCCTCGGTGCAGGGCGAAAATATCCGTCCGCAGACGCGCGGCATGCAGGCGGGAGTGGTGCAGAACACGCGCATCGACGGGCTGAATATTGCAGCGACGACCGATTATCCCCTCGAGCAATTCGAGCGCATCGAAGTGCTGAACGGTTTGTCGAGCGCGATCTATGGCCCGTTCAATCCGGCAGGCACCTTCAACTACGTCCTCAAGCGGCCGACGGAAGCGCCGTTGCGCGAAGTAACTTTATCCTATCTGTCGCGAAGCGCCTGGTTCGGTCACGCCGATCTCGGCGGCTTTCTCGACCCCGAACGCCGTTTCGGCTACAGGCTGAATCTGCTCCAGCAAAATGGCGAGACCTATGTCGACGGCAGCCAGTCGAAGCGCCAACTGGCGAGTCTCGCCTTCGACATTCATGCGACGCCAAACACCGTGCTCGAAACCAATGCGAGCTTCTACAATTTCGTGACCAAAAATCTGCCGGGCACATTCACGCTCGGTCGCAAAGCCACGATATTTCCTGCGGCGCCCGATCCTACTCGGCAGGGCTATGGACAGACCTTCGGGGGCGACGACAATCAGACGGCGATCTTCAGCGGCAGGCTGCGTCATGATTTCGATCAGGACTGGCGTCTGACATTGGGCCTCTTGCGTCAATCTAACGATCGCGCCTCGACTGTTCCGACCAATACGCTGACCGACAATTTCGGGAACTATACGACGACGGCCGCGACGACCACATTCTCCTTGGACACGGTGCTCAGCAATCAGGCCGCCCTAAACGGGCGTTTCTTCACTGGCCCTGTCTCTCATGATGTCGTCTTCGCCAATAATGGCTTCCTCTGGGACCGCTATAGTCCCTATGTGCTCGGCCCCGTCACGCTCGGCAGCGCCAATCTCGCCAATCCGGCCCTGTTTGCAGCCCGTTCCTTTCCCGATTTCAAGAGTCGCTTTCTTTCGGTCGAGACCTTGCAGCAATCGTTCACCGTCGGCGACGTCATCGGCTTCGGCGAACATTGGGGCGCGCAATTCGCGCTATCACAGAGTTGGATCAATGCGCGGAACCTGAACAGCGCCGGCGTGACGACCAGCGCCTTTAACACGAGCGGCGTGAGTCCGACGGCGAGCCTATTATTCAAGCCGCTGCGCAATCAAACCGCTTATCTGACCTATTCGGAAAACCTGCAGCAAGGCGACACGGCGCCAAATGGCGTCGCCAACGCCGGGGCCGTTCTCGCCCCCTTCCGCGCCAAACAATGGGAGCTCGGCTATAAGATCGATCTCGAGCGCATCGATCTGCGAGCGGCTCTGTTCCAGATCGAGCGGCCCTTTGCCTATACAGTCAACAATGTCTATGGCGTCAATGGTAAGCAGATCAATCGCGGCGTCGAGTTGACGGCGTCAGGAAAGGCGACCGACGACCTCACCGTCTTCGCCGGTCTCTCCCTGCTCGACCCGAAACTCTATGACACCGGCTCGGCGCTAACAAGCAACAAGCAGATCCTCGGCCTGTCCCACATAGTATTCAATATTCTGATGGATTATAGGATCCCGTTCGGGCCCGGACTCGCAGCCAACGCTAATATCAATTTCGCCAGCAACCGGCCCGGCAATTACGCGAACACGACCTTCGTCGACGGCTACACCGTCGCCGATCTCGGTCTACGTTACAGCACGCGTCTGATGGACCGCGAGGTGACGTGGCGCCTAAATGTCTACAATATTACGAACGCGCATTATTGGGCCAATGTCGCCCCGACTGGCCAGAATGGTTACAACAGCACGGATTTCGGCACCGGTACGCTCGGCGCGCCACGCACGTTGCGTTTTTCCATGCAGATGGAGTTCTGA
- a CDS encoding substrate-binding domain-containing protein, whose amino-acid sequence MRISRVRHIVAMSLLLSPLPPCAAEEVPGDPSLHIHAAGSLGGALRAIAAQYQLETGEKITMVFGPSGLLREGIEKGNEAHLFLSADRQHPERLAAEGKAAAPVIFVRNTLCATARADHTLTTDGLLDYMLDPATKIGTSTPKADPGGDYAMALFAKAETVHKGAEQILREKARALVGGALPKPSDMQPKAGGEQGAPAPTKQFLLNGTVDLFIGYCSRRETRRDPDLISVPAPKALAVRADYALALLRDKSPERQAAAARFALYLMTPRAQAIFADYNFTPIVAPSHLD is encoded by the coding sequence ATGCGGATCTCACGAGTCCGGCACATCGTCGCGATGTCACTCCTTCTTTCGCCACTCCCGCCATGCGCCGCGGAGGAGGTTCCTGGCGACCCCTCGCTTCACATTCATGCCGCAGGCAGCCTCGGCGGCGCCCTGCGCGCCATCGCCGCGCAGTACCAACTGGAGACGGGCGAGAAAATCACCATGGTTTTCGGCCCTTCAGGCCTGCTGCGCGAGGGCATAGAAAAGGGGAATGAGGCCCATCTCTTCCTCTCCGCGGACCGACAGCATCCCGAGAGGCTCGCCGCTGAAGGAAAGGCGGCGGCGCCGGTTATTTTCGTCCGCAACACACTCTGCGCCACGGCGCGCGCCGACCACACGCTGACTACGGACGGGCTTCTCGATTATATGCTCGATCCGGCAACAAAGATCGGCACATCGACTCCCAAAGCTGATCCCGGGGGTGATTACGCGATGGCTCTGTTCGCCAAGGCCGAGACCGTGCATAAGGGCGCAGAGCAAATCTTGCGAGAGAAGGCGCGAGCGCTCGTGGGCGGAGCCCTGCCGAAGCCATCGGATATGCAGCCAAAGGCGGGAGGCGAACAAGGCGCCCCGGCGCCGACAAAACAATTTCTGCTCAACGGAACGGTCGATCTCTTCATCGGCTATTGCAGCCGGCGGGAGACGCGTCGCGATCCAGATCTCATCAGCGTGCCGGCGCCGAAAGCGCTTGCCGTACGCGCCGATTACGCCTTGGCGTTGCTGCGCGACAAATCGCCAGAACGGCAGGCAGCGGCGGCTCGTTTTGCTCTGTATCTGATGACGCCGCGCGCGCAGGCGATCTTCGCCGACTACAATTTCACTCCAATCGTCGCGCCGTCGCACCTCGACTAA
- the msuE gene encoding FMN reductase, giving the protein MSIVKLVTVSGGLSRPSRSAALAATIARKLASHGPFDIHSVEIADLAPELGGVLSPKGAPPLIAEAIRRIESADALVVSTPVYRGSYTGLFKHLFDLIDHEALIGKPVLLSACGGSDRHALVIDHQLRPLFSFFQSLTLPIGVFANDGDFTNYEVSNEGLEARIALAVERSIGHLLPR; this is encoded by the coding sequence ATGAGCATAGTGAAACTTGTCACAGTCTCGGGCGGCTTGAGTCGGCCTTCACGCTCGGCTGCCCTCGCCGCCACCATTGCGAGAAAGCTCGCCAGTCACGGACCTTTCGACATCCATTCCGTAGAGATCGCCGATCTGGCCCCCGAACTAGGCGGCGTCCTCTCTCCGAAAGGCGCGCCCCCGCTCATCGCCGAAGCAATCCGTAGAATTGAGTCGGCAGACGCGCTCGTGGTTTCGACGCCGGTCTATCGGGGATCCTACACTGGGCTTTTCAAGCATCTCTTCGATCTCATAGACCACGAAGCCTTGATCGGTAAGCCCGTCTTGCTCTCGGCTTGCGGGGGCAGCGATCGCCATGCGTTGGTCATTGATCATCAGCTTCGACCGCTGTTCAGCTTCTTCCAGTCCTTGACACTGCCGATCGGCGTTTTTGCAAATGACGGCGATTTCACAAATTACGAGGTCAGCAACGAGGGACTCGAGGCGCGCATTGCTTTGGCGGTAGAGCGCAGCATAGGGCATCTTCTACCGCGCTAG
- the ribB gene encoding 3,4-dihydroxy-2-butanone-4-phosphate synthase, producing MSFSTIEQAIEAQRLGRFVVVVDDESRENEGDLILPAEKMTAEAMAFLVRHSSGVVCVAMPNEWADRLELPLMVPRSDDAYGTAFTVSVDLQGSTTGISASERSATVRALGSSARGADSFLRPGHVFPLRRHPDGILGRPGHTEAASELASLAGFAPVGALCEIVRDDGEMARRPELIEFAKRHELPIITVGDLIAYRQKQNELPKRISVSRLPTRHGDFTAHIFRAADGAEHLSIVMGPVEGDGTLVRMHSECLTGDLLGSLRCDCGSQLNLALERIAQEGRGVLIYLRGHEGRGIGLTQKLRAYELQDQGADTVDANLMLGLPVDGRSYAAAAGILSLLGVTSVRLMTNNPAKTEALTSLGVAVKEVVSLHAAATHENIRYLETKSRRMRHQLDLTRVASSALAQLQNA from the coding sequence ATGAGTTTTTCGACAATTGAGCAGGCGATCGAGGCGCAACGGCTCGGGCGATTTGTCGTCGTCGTTGACGACGAGAGCCGGGAGAACGAGGGCGACCTCATTCTCCCCGCGGAGAAAATGACGGCGGAAGCAATGGCGTTTCTCGTTCGTCATTCGAGTGGCGTCGTCTGCGTCGCCATGCCGAATGAATGGGCGGACCGCTTGGAGCTTCCATTGATGGTTCCTCGGAGCGACGACGCGTATGGCACCGCCTTTACAGTCTCGGTCGATCTTCAGGGCTCTACCACCGGCATCTCCGCGAGCGAAAGGAGCGCCACCGTGCGCGCGCTTGGCTCCTCGGCGAGAGGGGCTGACAGTTTCCTGCGTCCAGGCCATGTCTTTCCTCTGCGGCGACACCCTGATGGTATCCTCGGTCGCCCTGGGCATACTGAGGCGGCCAGCGAACTCGCCTCCCTCGCCGGATTCGCGCCCGTTGGCGCACTCTGTGAAATCGTTCGCGACGACGGCGAAATGGCGCGGCGGCCGGAGCTAATCGAATTCGCGAAACGTCATGAACTTCCAATAATCACAGTTGGTGATCTCATCGCCTATCGGCAAAAGCAAAATGAGCTGCCCAAGCGCATATCCGTTTCACGTTTGCCGACGCGTCATGGCGATTTTACCGCCCATATTTTCAGAGCTGCGGACGGGGCAGAACACCTTTCGATTGTCATGGGGCCAGTCGAAGGGGACGGTACGTTGGTCAGAATGCATTCAGAGTGCCTGACGGGCGACCTTCTTGGCTCCCTGCGATGCGATTGCGGATCCCAGCTTAATCTCGCGTTGGAGCGTATCGCGCAGGAGGGCAGAGGAGTCTTGATATATCTCCGAGGCCACGAGGGGCGGGGGATTGGACTGACGCAAAAATTACGCGCGTACGAGCTACAGGATCAAGGAGCGGACACAGTCGATGCGAATTTGATGCTCGGTTTGCCGGTCGACGGCAGAAGCTATGCCGCCGCGGCGGGAATCCTGAGTCTCCTTGGCGTGACCAGCGTCCGCCTGATGACCAACAATCCCGCCAAGACAGAAGCGCTGACGTCGCTGGGCGTCGCAGTCAAGGAGGTTGTGTCTCTCCATGCGGCGGCAACGCATGAAAACATCCGCTATTTGGAAACCAAGAGCCGACGGATGCGTCATCAACTCGACCTCACTCGAGTCGCCTCTTCCGCCTTGGCTCAACTCCAAAACGCCTGA
- a CDS encoding acyl-CoA dehydrogenase family protein: MTRSSSRDARDEAAVLDKLLFALAKTAAERDREGGTAKRERDFIRESGLLQLSIPKELGGAGADWINIFEIVRKIAAVDSSLAHLFAFHHLMIATLQFFGSAEQSRNLMACSARENWFWGNALNPKDARLKLWADADGFRLDGEKSFCSGATDSDMLIVSAHDVDGKLKVAAFPTRRAGVTVHHDWDNMGQRQTDSGSVSFSNVSVTSDELLLSPGPLGSPFGALRPCLAQLILVNIYTGLARGALSEAIAYILGLPADGAARIGSDPFNLHTLGELTAQVKAAEALASNAVAAFQHAWSRRDAISADERGALAIEIASAKVVGSRAALEVGSRVFDVMGARATTARLRLDRFWRNARTHTLHDPLDHKLKEIGDWALNGVYPTPSFYS; encoded by the coding sequence ATGACGAGATCTTCAAGCCGCGACGCTCGCGACGAAGCAGCGGTTCTCGACAAGCTTCTCTTCGCTTTAGCGAAGACGGCCGCCGAGCGCGATCGTGAAGGCGGGACGGCGAAGCGCGAACGCGATTTCATTCGTGAGAGCGGGTTGCTGCAACTGTCGATTCCGAAGGAACTCGGGGGGGCTGGGGCCGACTGGATCAACATTTTCGAGATCGTCAGAAAGATCGCCGCGGTTGATAGTTCGCTCGCGCATCTCTTTGCGTTTCATCATCTCATGATCGCGACGCTACAATTTTTCGGCTCTGCCGAACAGTCCCGCAATCTGATGGCGTGCAGCGCGCGCGAGAATTGGTTTTGGGGCAACGCGCTCAATCCGAAGGATGCGCGCCTCAAGTTGTGGGCTGACGCAGACGGATTTCGACTCGACGGCGAAAAGAGCTTCTGCTCGGGCGCAACTGATTCTGACATGCTCATCGTTTCCGCGCATGATGTAGATGGCAAACTCAAAGTCGCCGCCTTCCCGACGCGGCGAGCGGGAGTTACCGTTCATCATGATTGGGACAATATGGGACAACGGCAGACCGATAGCGGCTCGGTTTCCTTCTCGAATGTCAGCGTGACTTCGGACGAGCTCCTCCTTTCGCCCGGGCCGCTCGGTTCACCCTTTGGCGCCTTGCGGCCCTGTCTAGCCCAGCTCATTCTCGTCAACATCTACACGGGACTCGCGCGTGGCGCGCTCAGTGAAGCAATTGCATATATCCTTGGCCTGCCCGCGGACGGCGCCGCTCGCATCGGCTCGGATCCATTCAACCTACATACGCTCGGTGAACTCACGGCGCAGGTTAAAGCTGCGGAAGCTCTTGCTAGCAACGCAGTAGCCGCCTTTCAACATGCATGGTCGAGGCGCGACGCCATCTCGGCCGATGAGCGGGGCGCCTTGGCGATTGAGATCGCCAGCGCGAAAGTCGTTGGGTCGCGTGCAGCGCTCGAGGTCGGTAGCCGTGTGTTCGATGTGATGGGGGCTAGAGCGACGACGGCGCGCCTTCGGCTGGACCGTTTCTGGCGAAATGCGCGAACGCATACGCTGCATGATCCGCTCGATCACAAACTCAAAGAAATCGGCGATTGGGCGCTGAATGGCGTCTATCCAACGCCTTCCTTTTATTCCTAA
- the ssuD gene encoding FMNH2-dependent alkanesulfonate monooxygenase — MEILWYIPTHGDSRYLGAEEGARTANFEYNQQIAIAADNLGYYGVLIPSGRSCEDPWIVASSLISSTRNLRFLVALRPGLMQAALAARMTATLDRLSQGRLLINLVAGGDPEELAGDGLFLDHAQRYALSAEFVDAWDEILRASHVEGSVNFQGEFFSIEGGKLLFPPVQQPRPPLYFGGSSAPAHDLAARSVDAYLTWGEPPAAVAEKIADVKARAAQYGRTLRFGVRLHVIVRETEEEAWHAAEQLISRLDDAAVKDALSTFERMDSVGQQRMLQLRKGAGRAREDLEVSPNLWAGVGLKRGGAGTALVGNPDQIEARLREYQALGVDSFVLSGYPHLEEAYRFAELLFPRFGIGPRGVLPGRKITGPFGSIAATAKTSSAAAPSAV; from the coding sequence ATGGAAATATTGTGGTACATTCCGACGCATGGCGACTCTCGGTATCTCGGCGCGGAGGAAGGCGCCCGTACGGCGAACTTTGAATATAATCAGCAAATCGCAATCGCTGCGGATAATCTGGGCTACTATGGCGTTTTGATCCCGAGTGGTCGCTCATGTGAAGATCCATGGATTGTAGCCTCTAGCCTCATCAGCTCGACTCGAAACCTTCGGTTCCTTGTCGCGCTGCGACCTGGCCTCATGCAAGCAGCGCTCGCCGCGCGTATGACGGCGACGCTAGATCGTCTTTCGCAGGGTCGGCTGCTAATCAATCTCGTGGCTGGCGGCGATCCGGAGGAACTCGCAGGAGACGGTCTGTTTTTGGATCATGCGCAACGCTACGCCCTCTCCGCTGAATTCGTCGACGCTTGGGATGAAATTTTACGCGCGAGCCACGTGGAAGGTAGCGTGAACTTTCAGGGCGAGTTCTTCTCGATTGAAGGAGGTAAGCTTCTATTCCCGCCGGTACAGCAGCCAAGGCCGCCGCTTTACTTCGGGGGTTCGTCGGCGCCGGCGCATGATCTCGCCGCCCGATCGGTGGACGCTTATCTCACATGGGGCGAGCCGCCGGCCGCGGTTGCTGAAAAAATTGCCGACGTCAAGGCGCGCGCCGCGCAATATGGGCGCACCTTGCGCTTCGGGGTTCGCCTGCATGTGATTGTAAGGGAAACGGAAGAAGAAGCCTGGCATGCCGCAGAGCAGTTGATCAGCCGGCTTGATGACGCGGCGGTTAAAGACGCGCTCTCGACCTTCGAACGCATGGACTCCGTGGGCCAGCAACGCATGTTGCAATTGCGGAAAGGCGCAGGCCGCGCGCGGGAGGATCTCGAGGTCAGTCCAAACCTCTGGGCCGGCGTAGGCCTGAAGCGCGGCGGCGCCGGGACGGCCCTCGTCGGAAATCCCGATCAAATTGAGGCCCGGCTGCGCGAATATCAAGCGCTCGGCGTCGATAGCTTTGTGCTGTCGGGCTATCCTCATTTGGAAGAAGCCTATCGCTTTGCCGAATTACTTTTCCCGAGGTTTGGGATTGGTCCCCGTGGGGTTCTGCCGGGTCGCAAAATTACCGGCCCGTTCGGAAGCATCGCCGCGACCGCGAAGACCTCGTCCGCCGCGGCGCCATCGGCCGTATAA
- a CDS encoding amidohydrolase family protein encodes MRARPSFLHPFFGADPSSPEFETVRWVNRRLGSRDIDHFTRSPDLPSFIKEIEQASIDVAIMVGRSTPQVRISNDALSGLSQRSAGRLLGVGSVDPQALPGDEAVREVHRCLDSLQLIGINVDPGFYGRPIAHDDETLFPIYAACEKENAPVFLMSGPTTPDLRHNDPLAVDRVARAFPNLSLICCHAFYPQIDAMLGVAFRHENVFVSPDMYLFAPGGKRYAEAAKGFLSDQLLFGSSYPFRPIGQSITEFAGLRLPDEIAEKVAWRNAVRVLGLDIA; translated from the coding sequence ATGCGCGCGCGGCCCTCTTTTCTTCATCCATTCTTCGGGGCGGATCCGTCTTCCCCGGAATTTGAGACAGTTCGCTGGGTCAATCGGCGCTTGGGCTCGAGGGATATAGACCACTTCACGCGGTCGCCTGATTTGCCGTCGTTCATAAAAGAGATCGAGCAGGCGTCGATCGACGTCGCGATCATGGTCGGCCGAAGCACGCCGCAGGTGCGAATTTCGAACGATGCGCTTTCGGGATTATCTCAACGCTCCGCGGGGCGTCTTCTCGGCGTTGGTTCGGTTGATCCTCAGGCGCTTCCAGGCGACGAGGCGGTTCGAGAGGTTCACCGTTGCTTGGATTCCCTGCAGTTGATCGGCATCAATGTGGATCCCGGTTTTTACGGTCGGCCGATCGCTCATGACGACGAAACGCTCTTTCCGATCTATGCGGCTTGCGAAAAGGAGAATGCGCCGGTGTTTTTGATGTCAGGTCCGACCACACCCGATTTGCGGCACAATGACCCGCTTGCTGTCGACCGGGTCGCGAGGGCTTTTCCCAATCTCTCGCTCATCTGCTGTCATGCCTTCTATCCGCAGATCGATGCCATGCTTGGCGTGGCGTTCCGGCATGAAAATGTTTTCGTTTCCCCCGACATGTATCTCTTTGCGCCGGGCGGCAAGCGTTATGCCGAGGCTGCAAAGGGATTTCTGAGCGACCAGCTTCTGTTCGGTTCGTCTTACCCGTTCCGACCGATCGGGCAGAGCATCACGGAGTTCGCGGGGCTTCGTCTGCCAGATGAAATTGCGGAGAAGGTTGCATGGCGCAACGCGGTCAGAGTCTTGGGCCTCGATATCGCATAG
- the sfnG gene encoding dimethylsulfone monooxygenase SfnG, with translation MTGASSPSSQQDTQPIKFAYWVPNVSGGLVISKIEQRTSWDIDYNRKLAQIAEASGFEYALTQIRFTAGYGAEYQHESVSFSHALLAATEKLNVIAAILPGPWHPAVIAKQVASISQFTGGRLAVNIVSGWFRGEFQAIGEPWLDHDERYRRSEEFIRVLRGVWSEDNFTFAGDFYRFRNYTLKPKPSSPPEVFQGGSSRAARDMASRVSDWYFTNGNTVEGVKKQVDDIRAKAAQSGHHVKIGVNAFAIVRATKEEANEVLDEILSGADPEAVRAFQHEVQNAGNASPEREGNWAKSSFEDLVQYNDGFRTNLIGAPDEVAQRIVELKSVGVDLVLLGFLHFQEEVEFFGKHVIPLVRALEAKEAARTAA, from the coding sequence ATGACTGGCGCGTCCTCGCCTTCATCGCAGCAGGATACACAACCCATTAAATTCGCCTATTGGGTTCCCAATGTTTCCGGCGGTCTCGTGATCAGCAAGATCGAACAGCGGACAAGTTGGGATATCGACTACAACCGAAAGCTTGCTCAGATCGCGGAAGCCTCCGGCTTCGAATATGCTCTAACGCAAATTCGCTTCACTGCGGGATATGGAGCAGAGTATCAACACGAATCTGTAAGTTTCTCCCATGCTCTGCTTGCCGCGACGGAAAAACTCAACGTCATCGCCGCAATTTTGCCGGGTCCTTGGCATCCCGCGGTGATCGCGAAGCAAGTGGCGTCGATCAGCCAATTTACCGGTGGTCGGCTTGCGGTGAATATAGTTTCAGGATGGTTTCGCGGTGAGTTTCAGGCGATCGGCGAACCTTGGCTAGATCATGACGAGCGTTATCGCCGTTCAGAGGAATTCATCCGAGTCCTTCGTGGCGTCTGGTCCGAGGATAATTTCACCTTCGCGGGGGACTTTTATCGCTTCCGCAATTACACATTGAAACCCAAACCTTCATCCCCGCCGGAAGTCTTCCAGGGCGGCAGCTCCCGCGCCGCCCGCGACATGGCGTCGCGTGTGTCCGATTGGTATTTCACCAACGGCAACACGGTCGAGGGCGTCAAGAAGCAGGTCGACGACATCCGCGCCAAGGCGGCTCAGAGCGGCCATCATGTAAAGATCGGCGTCAACGCTTTCGCAATCGTAAGGGCGACGAAGGAAGAGGCGAACGAGGTCCTCGACGAGATCTTGTCTGGCGCTGATCCTGAGGCCGTGCGCGCGTTCCAACACGAAGTGCAGAACGCCGGCAATGCTTCCCCCGAGCGCGAGGGCAACTGGGCGAAATCGTCATTCGAAGATCTGGTGCAATACAACGACGGCTTCAGGACAAATCTCATCGGCGCGCCTGACGAAGTGGCGCAACGCATAGTCGAACTGAAATCCGTCGGCGTCGATCTCGTTCTCCTTGGCTTCCTGCACTTCCAAGAGGAAGTCGAGTTTTTTGGCAAGCACGTGATCCCCTTGGTGCGTGCCTTGGAAGCAAAAGAAGCGGCGCGGACCGCCGCCTGA
- a CDS encoding acyl-CoA dehydrogenase family protein — translation MSDNKKEAFAKLDDVIEKVVAANAERNDEQSIFPRENLDALAVAGWTRVLIPEEYDGLGFDHLAFSEAAYRIGQKDASTGLVYVMHVGAAQTLNLYGTHDQKLRWLKPQNGKHLLGTYSTSERASGGHWWYNFSEASRDGSDYIVNAEKSFTTSAGKADYYITQTRTPGARDQSDISFFIVDSATPGITPGPWNALGVRGNHSGPIRYDGVKVPQRDRLGAENQGKDIIYNGVSPVYLIGLGAVWEGVARGAYDTAVAHIKNSIHRDTNKRLADYQAVRQELAKAKVQIESLGPWRRELAARLDALWRANAPQAELLIALTEFKVHASEIANLSAGAALTVTGGYGYKKGALERYFRDARAGIGMGPSNIIARDWIGKASVGLPLELFYENGE, via the coding sequence ATGTCGGACAATAAAAAAGAGGCTTTCGCGAAACTCGACGACGTCATCGAGAAGGTCGTGGCAGCCAATGCGGAACGCAACGATGAGCAATCCATCTTTCCTAGGGAAAACCTGGATGCGCTCGCGGTCGCAGGTTGGACGCGTGTCTTGATCCCCGAGGAATATGACGGACTGGGCTTCGATCACCTGGCCTTTTCCGAGGCGGCATACCGTATCGGACAAAAGGACGCCTCGACCGGGCTCGTCTATGTCATGCATGTCGGCGCCGCTCAGACGCTCAATCTCTATGGCACGCATGATCAGAAGTTGCGCTGGTTGAAACCGCAAAATGGCAAGCATTTGCTCGGCACCTATTCGACGAGCGAACGCGCCTCAGGTGGCCATTGGTGGTATAATTTTTCGGAAGCATCCCGCGATGGCAGTGACTATATCGTCAACGCGGAAAAGTCCTTCACCACCTCCGCGGGCAAGGCGGATTACTACATCACGCAAACGCGCACGCCTGGCGCACGTGACCAATCCGACATCTCTTTCTTCATCGTGGATAGCGCGACGCCTGGAATCACGCCTGGTCCGTGGAACGCGTTGGGCGTGCGTGGCAATCACTCTGGCCCCATTCGATATGACGGCGTGAAAGTGCCGCAACGGGATCGGCTTGGCGCGGAAAACCAGGGAAAAGACATTATCTACAACGGCGTTTCGCCGGTCTATCTGATCGGACTCGGCGCTGTTTGGGAGGGCGTCGCCCGCGGCGCCTATGATACGGCGGTCGCGCACATCAAGAACTCGATCCATAGGGACACCAACAAGCGTCTCGCGGATTATCAGGCGGTCAGACAAGAACTCGCAAAAGCGAAAGTCCAGATCGAGTCGCTTGGCCCCTGGCGCCGCGAGCTCGCCGCGCGGCTCGACGCGCTGTGGCGCGCCAACGCTCCACAAGCCGAGCTGTTGATAGCTCTGACGGAATTCAAAGTCCACGCTTCGGAAATCGCGAATCTTTCCGCTGGCGCGGCCCTCACTGTCACTGGAGGATATGGGTACAAGAAGGGCGCCTTGGAGCGCTATTTCCGCGACGCCCGGGCCGGCATCGGAATGGGACCCTCCAACATCATCGCGCGGGACTGGATCGGCAAGGCATCCGTGGGGCTGCCCTTGGAGTTGTTCTACGAAAACGGTGAATAA